The following coding sequences are from one Nicotiana tabacum cultivar K326 chromosome 1, ASM71507v2, whole genome shotgun sequence window:
- the LOC107819818 gene encoding zinc finger BED domain-containing protein RICESLEEPER 1-like, whose translation MEIAEEAVIVNSSRLKSVVWNDFDRVKKGDTFVAICRHCKRKLSGSSTSGTSHLRNHLIRCRRRSNHDISQLLTRGKKKEGTLAISNFSFDQEQRKAEAVSIVRTKFEQGHTRDGLLNNGINFDNRRSRLDLARMIILHGYPLSMVEHIGFRIFVRNLQPLFDIATFDGVEADCREIYLMERQKVYEELDKLPGKISLSADTWTANGDAEYLCLTAHYIDDSWQLKKKILNFLTTDPSQTEDMLSEVIMTSLRNWDIDRKLFSVTFDNYSTYDKIVSRIREQLCQHRFLYCDGQLFDTRCAANVVKLMVQDTLETASPLIHKVRESIRYVRSSQANQEKFTEMAQIVGVDCKKRLNLDNSFYWNTTYIMIETALEYKDAFPLLQEHDSGYGVCPSATEWDRISAIASFLKLFVEVSSVFAGSKYPTANTYFPEICDIHLQLIEWCQNSDDFVNSLALKLKSRFDEYWKKCSLALAIAAILDPRYKMKLVEYYYPQIYGDSAPDCINIVSDCMKALYNGHAIYSPLAPNGQAEASQVGGAGANNDRLTGYDKFIYETSQSNNIKSDLDKYLEEPLFPRKADFSILNWWKVHTPRYPILSMMARNILGMPMSKASLEFVFNTGNKALEQYRSSLRSDTLQALMCAQDWMRDEFEDSRASSSTVTLALCYDAK comes from the exons ATGGAGATAGCTGAGGAAGCAGTTATAGTGAATTCTAGTAGACTAAAATCTGTTGTGTGGAATGATTTTGATAGAGTAAAAAAAGGTGATACTTTTGTGGCTATCTGTAGGCACTGTAAAAGGAAACTTAGCGGGTCTAGCACCAGTGGGACTTCACATTTGAGAAATCATTTGATCAGATGTCGTAGGAGATCAAACCATGACATAAGTCAGTTGCTTACACGGGGAAAGAAAAAGGAGGGAACCCTTGCCATCTCGAATTTTAGTTTTGATCAAGAGCAGAGGAAGGCTGAAGCAGTCAGCATTGTGAGGACTAAGTTTGAACAAGGACACACAAGAGATGGGTTACTCAACAATGGGATTAACTTTGATAATAGGCGAAGCCGGCTTGATCTTGCTCGCATGATCATATTACATGGCTATCCTTTGTCTATGGTTGAACATATTGGTTTCCGTATATTTGTCAGAAATCTTCAACCTTTATTTGACATTGCAACATTTGATGGAGTTGAGGCTGACTGCAGGGAAATTTATCTGATGGAGAGACAGAAAGTATATGAAGAATTGGACAAATTGCCTGGGAAAATCAGCCTTAGTGCTGATACATGGACTGCTAATGGCGATGCTGAATACTTGTGTTTGACAGCGCATTACATAGATGACTCTTGgcagctgaaaaagaagattCTGAATTTTTTAACAACTGATCCTTCCCAAACAGAAGACATGCTTTCAGAAGTTATCATGACTAGTCTGAGAAATTGGGATATTGACAGGAAATTGTTTTCTGTGACATTTGATAACTACTCGACATATGACAAAATTGTAAGTAGAATCAGAGAGCAGCTTTGCCAGCACAGGTTTCTTTACTGTGACGGCCAATTATTTGATACACGCTGTGCAGCTAATGTTGTCAAGTTGATGGTCCAAGATACCTTAGAAACAGCAAGCCCGCTAATCCACAAGGTCCGGGAAAGTATTCGGTATGTTCGAAGTTCACAGGCAAACCAGGAAAAGTTCACTGAGATGGCTCAAATTGTTGGGGTCGATTGCAAGAAGCGCTTGAATCTTGATAATTCATTTTATTGGAACACAACATATATCATGATTGAAACTGCTTTGGAGTACAAAGATGCATTTCCCCTTTTGCAAGAACATGATTCTGGGTATGGAGTGTGTCCATCTGCCACAGAGTGGGATAGAATAAGTGCCATTGCTAGCTTCCTAAAGCTCTTTGTTGAAGTTTCCAGTGTTTTTGCAGGAAGCAAGTATCCTACTGCAAATACATACTTTCCAGAGATCTGTGATATTCATTTGCAGTTGATTGAGTGGTGTCAAAACTCAGATGATTTTGTTAATTCTTTGGCTCTAAAGTTGAAAAGCAGATTTGATGAGTACTGGAAAAAATGTAGCTTGGCTTTGGCAATTGCAGCCATCTTAGACCCACGATACAAGATGAAATTGGTTGAATACTATTATCCTCAAATATATGGTGATAGTGCTCCAGACTGTATTAATATTGTTTCAGATTGTATGAAGGCTCTGTATAATGGCCATGCTATTTACTCACCATTAGCTCCGAATGGTCAAGCTGAAGCATCTCAAGTTGGTGGTGCTGGTGCTAATAATGATCGGCTGACAGGGTACGACAAATTCATCTATGAGACCTCACAGAGCAACAACATAAAATCAGATTTGGATAAATACTTGGAAGAGCCGCTTTTCCCTAGAAAAGCCGATTTTAGCATATTAAACTGGTGGAAGGTTCACACTCCAAGGTATCCTATTCTGTCCATGATGGCACGGAATATTCTTGGAATGCCTATGTCAAAAGCTTCATTAGAGTTTGTATTCAACACTGGGAATAAAGCTCTTGAACAGTATCGCAGTTCGCTAAGATCAGATACCTTGCAAGCTTTGATGTGTGCCCAGGACTGGATGCGTGATGAGTTTGAAG ATTCAAGGGCTTCATCGAGCACCGTTACTCTGGCCCTATGCTATGATGCAAAATAA